The sequence TTCGAGCGGTTGACCAAGGCGCTTTCGACCCCCTTCCGGTCGACCGATCCGGCGCTTGCCCGCCCCCCCACGGAGGACGAGATCGTGCCGGCAACCTTCTGCGGCACCTGACAGGGGGACATCAGGCCCGGCGGGGCTTGCGGTTGATCAGGTAGATCCCCGCCGCGACCAGCACCAGCGCGCCCCAGACGGGCAGCGCCACGTGTTCGGACAGCAGCAGCCACCCCAGGATCACCGAGAAGACGGGCGACAGAAAGCTGAACGAGGCCACCGAGGACGCCGGGTAGATCGACATCAGCCAGAACCACGCGAGGAAACCGAGGCTCGCCACCGCGACGATCTGGAACAGCAACCCCGCGATGTGGATCGGCTCGATCTGGCGGATCAGCGGCCCGAATAGCGGGGCGATCAGCAGCAGGATCGGCGCCGAGACCACCACCTGGAACAGGAGCTGCTGCGCCGGCGGCACCTCGGACAGGGGCGTGATCCTGACGCAGAACACGATCCCGGCCCAGCAGAGGGCCGAGGCCAGCGCCAGCAGATCGCCGGTCCAGCTCACATGGGCCGCATCCCGGTCGAGAAGCGCGATGCCCACCCCCACCACCGCCAGGATCAGTCCCAGCACCTTGGTCCGTGTGAGCCGTTCGCCCGGAAAGAGGAAATGCGCGAGGATCGCGAGCCACACCGGCATCGTGTAGAAGATCACCGAGGCGCGGCTGACAGTCGTCAGGTCCAGCGCGGTAAAAAGGCAGGTGAATTCGAACGCGAAGAACAGTCCGGACAGCAGGCCGCCCATCCATGCCCGGCGCGGAATGCGCAGCGACACGCCGCGCAGCTTCATCCAGATCAGCAGGACGACGATCGCGCCGGCCGAGCGCAGGCCGGCGGAGAAGACCGGGTTGAACCCGCCCGCGGTGACCTTGACCACCACCTGGTTGAAGGCGAGGTGAAGGGCGAATGCGACCAGCGCGACGGCGCCGAAGAGGTCCATGTGATCCTTGCGATTCATGCGGACAGAAGCGGTGAGCGAGCGCCGGAAGTCAATGCGCGATCTGGCGCCTGCGCCCTTGCCGCGCGGAAAATAAGTCTCATCTTCAGGGGCAGACATGCCAGGATGTGGCAGGTGATCCAAGAAAGGGAACCGCATGAGCTTGATGAAGACGCTGGCGAAAGTCGCCATCGGTGTGGCCGTGGCCAAGGGGGCGCAGTCCCTGATGAACCGGGGCACGAAGGGAGGCACGTCCGGCGGGCTTGGCGGGTTGCTGGGCGGCCTGACCGGCGGCACGCCGGGCGAAGTGGGGCACGGCCAGCGCGGCACGACCGCCAAGGGCGGCCTTCAGGACATGCTCGGCGGCCTGTTCGGCGGCAACACCAGCATGACGGGGGGTGCCGCGGGCGGCCTTGGCGGCCTGCTGGAAAGCATCGGCGGATCGCGCGGCACCGGCGGCCTTGGCGGCATGCTTGGCGGTCTTGCCGGGGCTGCAGGTGCCGGCGGGCTGCTGGCCGGCAGCCGGAATGCCGTGCGCCGCCATCCGGAAAAGGAGAATGCCAGCTTCGGCGCGGTCCTCAACTCGCAGTTCGACAGCACGCCGGAGCCCGAGATCGAACCGTCGCAGGACCAGGAGGCGCTCGCGGCGCTGATGCTGGCCGCGATGATACAGGCGGCCAAGTCCGACGGTGTCTTCGATGCGGAGGAAAAGGCGCGCCTGATGGAGCACCTGGGCGAGGTCGATGCCGATGACGCGGCCTTCATCGAGGCGCAGATGCAGGCCCCGGTGGACGTGGACGCATTGGTGCGCGAAACGCCCGAGGGCATGGGCCCGCAGATCTACGCCGTGTCGCTGCTGGCGATCGACCTCGATACCCAGCAGGAAGCGCAATACCTGCACAAGCTGGCGCAGGCCTACGGCATGACGCCGGACGCGGTGAACGAGATCCACGCCGACATGGGGGTGCCGTCGCTTTACACCTGAGGCGTTGGGTCGGCCCCGCTGGGCACTGTCGGGCCCTGCCCCGGTAAAAGAAAGGCAGCGAAGGCTTAACGGCCTGCGCTGCCTTTTCGTTTGCGGACGCGCCGCGCGGGGCCGGAACCGGCCCCTGCGACCGGTCAGGCGGCGCGCTGGCCACCGGGCTTGCCGCCCCGGCCGCCGCGCCGGCGGCTCCGGCCAGCGCCCGGCTTGGCGGCACCGCCGCCGCCGCCACCGCCCTGCTTGGGCTTGTCGGGGATTTCCGCCGCTTCCCATGCGCGGCCCGAGGCCACGGGAATGGTGATCCCCATGGTCTTCTGGATCGCTTTCAATTCGCCCATCTCGTCCGGCGCGCAAAAGGCGATGGCCGCACCATCCTTGCCCGCACGCGCGGTCCGGCCGATCCTGTGCACGTAGTTGTCGGGTACGTTGGGCAGATCGTAGTTGTAGACGTGCTTGACGTCGGGGATGTCCAGCCCGCGCGCGGCCACGTCGGTCGCCACCAGCACGGTGATCGTGCCGTCCTTGAACCCCTCGATGGCGCGGTCCCGCTGGCCCTGGCTCTTGTTGCCATGGATCGACGCGGCGTCGAAACCCGCCTTCACCAGTGTCTTCATCAGCTTTTCGGATCCGTGCTTGGTCCGGCCGAAGACCAGCGCACGCTCGCCCTTGTGCTGCGCAAGCAGTTCGATCAGCAGCCCGGTCTTTTCAGCCTTGGCGATGAAGTGAACTTCCTGTGTGACCTTGTCCGCGGCCTTGCCCGGCGGGGTGACCTCGATCCGGATCGGACGGTCGAGATAGGAGTTCGCGATCTCGTTCATCAGCTTGGGCATGGTGGCCGAGAAAAGCATCGTCTGGCGTTCCTTGGGGATCACCGCCGAGATCTTGCGGAGGTCGTGGATGAAACCCATGTCCAGCATCTGGTCCGCCTCGTCCAGAACGAGAAAGGTCGTCTCGCTCAGGTCGACGGCGCGGCGATCCATCAGGTCCAGCAGGCGGCCCGGCGTGGCCACCAGCATGTCGACACCCCGTTCGAGCCGCTTGATCTGCGGATTGATCGACACGCCGCCGACCACCATCTGCGCCTTGAGCGGCGTCTTCTCGCAATACCCCTTGAGATTGACCATGATCTGCTGGGCCAGTTCACGGGTCGGCGCCAGAACCAGCGCGCGCACGCAGCGCGGACCGGGGCGGCGGGGGTTTTCCAGCATCTGCGCCACCAGCGGCACGCCGAAGGCGGCCGTCTTGCCGGTGCCGGTCTGGGCGAGGCCCATCACGTCGCGCCCGTTCAAGGCGTGCGGAATCGCCTGTTTCTGGATCGGGGTGGGATTCTCGATCCCCATTTCCTTGAGCCGCGTCACCAGTTTCGGCGGCAGCTCCATCATGTCGAAATCGCTCATGTCGTCTTCTTTCCGGCGGAGCCTCGGCCCGCGCCCTATCGTCGGGGCGCGTCACGCGCCCGCAGGGTCGTGCCGATCGGATCGCAGGCGCGGGCTGATTGCCACCACACCTGTCCATCGGCACCTGGCCCCACGCGTGATTTTGGGAACATCGGCGGGCCTTTATGAACCTTGTCGCACGTGCGCCCCATCGACTTGTCGGGGCCCGGCGCCGGTACTGCTCACGCGGCAGAAGGCATCGCTTGCCCCTCACATGGCGTGCTGCGCCGCAGAAGTCAACCGCCGCGCCGCCGATCGGCCGCATCCGGCGCCGAAACCCGGTGGCCTAGGCCGCGATTTCCCGCTACATGAGGGGTCCCTGCAGACCGAGAGACCCGGCATGAGCAAACCCATCATCACGCGCTGCGAGGCCATGGGCCTGCGGATGACCGGCCAGCGCCGCACCATCGCGCGCGCCATCGAGGACAGCGAGGACCACCCGGACGTTGAAGAACTGTTCCGCCGCGCCTCGGCGCTGGATTCGGGTATCTCGCTGGCGACGGTCTACCGCACGGTCAAGCTGTTCGAGGAAGCGGGCATCCTCGACAAGCTGGAATTCGGGGACGGGCGCGCGCGCTACGAGGACGCGGAACGCGACCACCACGACCACCTGATCGACATGCACTCGGGCGAGGTGATCGAATTCGTGGATGCCGAGATCGAGGCCCTGCAAGAGAAGATCGCCAAGAAGCTGGGGTACGAACTGCGCGGGCACCGGCTGGAACTCTACGGCGTGCCGCTTCGGAAGCGCTGACGCCCGCCGAAAACCGGTGCTTGGGTTCCCCGCCACGGGGTGCTAGGGAAGCGCGACCCCAGATCCCGCAGGAGCAGGACCATGCCAGAACGCGACCGTCAACTGCTTGCCGTCCTGATCGACGCCGACAATGTGCCCGCCAAACATGCCACCAAGATCATGCGCGAGGTTGCCTCGATCGGGGAACCGGCCCTGCGGCGTGTCTACGGCGACTGGTCGAACCCGCACCTGAAGGGCTGGAAGCAGCCGATTCACGAGCTGGGGCTCGTGGCGCACCAGGAGACCTCCAATTCCACCGGCAAGAACGCCAGCGACATCGGGCTGGTGATCCACGCGATGGACATCCTGCACGGCGGCAAGTTCGACGCCTTCGTCATCGTGTCGTCGGACAGCGATTTCACCGCGCTGGTGAACCGCCTGCGCGAGGACGGCCTGACGGTGATCGGCATCGGCGAGGCCAAGACCAACCCGGCCCTGCGCAACGTCTACAACCGGTTCATCCAGATCGAGAACATCCCCGACCCCGACGCACCTGCGAAGGCCAGGGAAAGCAACGCGAAGGCGGACAAGGCCCTGCCGCTGTTCGAGGAAGCGATGGAAAAGATCGACGCCGAGGACGGCTGGTACAACCTGGGTCAGGTGGGCCAGGCCATTCAGGCCAGCCATCCCGATTTCGACACGCGGACCTATGGCTACGGCAAGCTGAGCGCGCTGGTCGCGGCGCTCACCGCGCTGGAAACGGAAAAGAACGGCAACCGGCTGGTGATCCGGCCGAGGAATTAGCTGACCACGCCACAGGGGGCGCCCTGGGCCGGCTGGATGGAAGACTGACCAAGGGCGTGATCTGCGGGGCCTGAGCCGCGGACAAGGCGTTGATTAACCTGAATTGGGCCTCATCATCCGCCCGCCTGCACGCGTCGGAATCAGCTGCCGTTTTCGGGCGGGGCGTTGCCCTGCAGGTCGCGGGCCACGCTTCGGCCCAGCATGGCGGGCAGCAGGACCGTCAGCACCAGCAGGCGCGCGATGTGGCAGGCGGCCACGAACCCCGGGACCACGCCCAGTACCACCCCGAGCGCGATCATCGTCTCCAGCCCGCCGGGGGCGAAGGCCACGAGCACGTGGGCCAGCGGCATCCCCAGGGCCAGCGCCACGGGAACCGCGCCGAGCGTGGCCACACAGGCCGCCACCGCCGTCACCGTGAGCCCTGCCCCCAGCCCCTGCAGCAGTTGCGTGGGCGTGACACCCGAGAACCGCGTGCCGATCAGCGCCCCGAGCACCAGATAGGCCGGCTGGATCAGCCAGCCCGGCAGCGCCCCGGTGGCGAGGCCCGACAGGTGCCCCGCGGCCGAGGCGACCATGGCGCCCAGCAGCAGCGGGGCCGGCACGGACACCCTGGCAAAGAGCCGGCCCAGCACAACCGCCGCCACGGCCACCGCCGCAAGGGCGCCGGGGGCGATGCCGGGGCCCTGCTGCGCGATGGTGCCGGACACCTCGACCCCCAGCGCGATGGGGATGAAGGGAACCACCAGCGTCAGCGCCAGCAGCCGCACGGACTGCACGATGGACACCCGCGCCACGTCCAGCCGGCTGTCCGCCGCGAAGGCGATGACGAAGCTCAGGTGCCCCGGTGCACCGGCCAGCAGCGCGGAGCGGGGATCGAAGCCGAAGAACCGGGTCAGGATCAGGCGGCTGAGCACGAGCATCAGCCAGAGCACGCAGGCCATGAGCAGGAAGGCCAGCGGCCAGCGCAGCATCGCCCCCAGCGCATCCTGATCGAAGCCCGCGCCCACCGCGATCCCCAGAACCACGAAACACCCGTCGCGCAGCCGCGAATCCATGCCGCTGCGCATCCCGGCGAGCCCGGCAAGCGACACCGCGACAGCCGGGCCGAGCAGGATGAAGATCGGCGCGGACAACGCCCAGGCCACGGCCGCCCCGATGATGCCCACGGCCAGTGTCAAAAGGGTCGCTTGGAACGAGGAGGCGGTATCTGACCAACGCATGGCAGCTGGGTATCACCCGCCCTGTCCGGCCACCATACCTCCCTTGTCCTTTGCCCGGAAAACGGGCATCGGTGCCGGGAACTGGCAAGGAACGGAACCGATGGACAATTTTCGCGGCGCGGCTCTGATGGTGCTCTCCATGCTGGGTTTCGCGCTCGAGGACATGTTCATCAAGCTTCTGGCGGAGGCGCTGAGCGTGGGGCAGATCCTCGCGATGCTGGGTCTGGGCGGGGCGATCGTGTTCGGCGGCGTGGTGCTGGCGCAGGGCCGGCGCCCGCTGAGCCGCGACATGCTGAACCTGCCCATCGCCCTGCGTGGGCTGGGCGAGATCCTGGGCACCATGTGCTTTGTGTCGGCCATCGTGCTGACACCGATCTCCAGCGCCTCGGCGATCCTGCAGGCGACGCCGCTGGTCGTCACGCTGGGGGCCGCGCTGTTTCTGGGAGAGGCCGTCGGCTGGCGCCGGTGGAGCGCGATCATCGTGGGTCTGATGGGCGTGCTGCTCATCATCCGGCCGGGGATGGACAGTTTCCAGGTGCTGTCGCTGCTGGCGGTGGGCGCGGTGTTCGCCCTCGCGATGCGTGACCTCGCGACCCGGCGCACACCCGCGATCTTTTCCACGATGCAGCTGAGTTTCCTCGGGTTTCTCGTCATCGTACCCGCCGGGCTGGTCCTGATGCTGGCGCAGGGCGACGGATTCGTGCTGCCACGCGGGGTGGAATGGGCCTACTTTCTCGGGGGATGAGCATCGGCATCTTCGCCTATTACGCCATCGTCGCCGCGATGCGTGTGGGCGAAGTGAGCTTCGTCACCCCGTTCCGCTACGCGCGGCTTCTCTTTGCGCTGGTGATCGGCGTCACCGTCTTTGGCGAGACCCCCGATGCCCTGACGCTGACCGGGGCCACGGTCATCGTGCTGTCGGGGATCTATACCGTCTGGCGCGAGCGGCGGATCGGCGTGCTGCCCTGAACCGGCGCTGCCGCCGGGGCCCGCGCGCGTTCGCGCAAAGCCGTCTTTCCATCCGCGCGCCGTGCGGCTAGAACCCGCGCAAATCCATTTACCCCAAGGACATCTCATGAGCACGATCATCGACATCCACGCCCGCGAAATCCTGGACAGCCGGGGCAACCCCACCGTCGAGGTCGACGTCATCCTCGAGGATGGCACCATGGGCCGCGCCGCCGTCCCCTCGGGCGCCTCCACCGGGGCCTACGAGGCGGTCGAACGGCGCGACGGCGACAAGGCGCGTTATCTCGGCAAGGGCGTGCTGGAGGCCTGCGCCGCCGTGAACGGCGAGATCGCCGAGGCGCTGGTCGGCATCGACGCGACCGAACAGGTCGAGATCGACGCGATGATGATCGAACTGGACGGCACCGAGAACAAGAGCCGCCTCGGCGCCAACGCGATCCTTGGCGTGTCGCTGGCCTGTGCGAAGGCCGCGGCCGATTTCTGCACCCAGCCGCTCTATCGCTACGTCGGTGGCACGTCGGCACGCATCCTGCCGGTGCCGATGATGAACATCATCAACGGGGGCGAACACGCCGACAACCCCATCGACATCCAGGAATTCATGATCATGCCGGTCGCCGCCGAGAACATCCGCGACGCGGTGCGCATGGGCGCAGAGGTGTTCCACACGCTGAAGAAGGAACTTTCGGCGGCGGGCCTCGCCACCGGCGTGGGCGATGAGGGCGGCTTTGCACCGAACATCAACTCCACCCGGGACGCGCTTGATTTCATTCTGAAATCCATCGAGAAAGCGGGCTACAAGCCGGGCGAGGACATGTACCTCGCGCTCGATTGCGCCGCGACCGAATACTACCAGTCGGGGGTCTATACCCTCGCGGGCGAAGGCAAGAAGCTCAGCTCGGAGGAAAACGTCGACTACCTTGCCGCGCTGGTCGCCGACTACCCGATCATCTCGATCGAGGACGGCATGTCGGAGGACGACTGGGACGGTTGGGCAGCGCTGACCGCGCGGCTGGGCGACAAGGTGCAACTGGTGGGGGACGACCTGTTCGTGACGAATCCGGCACGGCTGGCCGAGGGGATCAAGCGCGGTTCGGCCAACGCGATGCTGGTGAAGGTGAACCAGATCGGCACGCTTACGGAAACGCTCAAGGCCGTCGACATGGCCCACCGCGCAGGGTTCACCAACGTGATGTCGCACCGCTCGGGCGAGACCGAGGATGCCACGATCGCCGACCTCGCGGTCGCCACGAACTGCGGCCAGATCAAGACCGGCAGCCTTGCAAGGTCCGACCGGCTGGCCAAGTACAACCAGTTGATCCGGATCGAGGAAGCCCTGGGCGAAACCGCCGAATACGCGGGCCGCAGCATCCTCAAGTAGTGCCACGAAAAAAGGGAGGGCGCGGTGCCCTCCCCCTGTCTCGCGCCGTGACGGCGGTCAGTCGTCCCACATATCCTCGTCGACTTCGGGCAGGTTGTTCAGCTCGTCCTCTGTCAGGTTGGTGACGTAGTGGATGGTCCCGCCGTTGCCGGCGAAGCGCACGTTCTCCAGCGGCAGGATCACGTCCCGGTCGCCGATGTCGAGGAAACCGCCGATCTCGGCCAGCACGCCGACGATCCGGCCGTCGCGGTCGAAAAGCACGTCGCTGATCTCGCCCACCTGGTTCCAGCTGGCGTCGACTTCGGTATAGCTTGCGTTGTCCGTCCAGACCGTGTCGCCCTCGGTCACGTCCATGCGGTAGACGTTTCCGTCGGTGATCTGCTCTGCCGAGATCAGGCCAGAAAGGTCCATCTGCTGCTGCGCGGCCGCAAAGCCCGAGGTGGCGGCGACGAGGGCGGTGGCGGTGGCGATGGTGTACTTCATGCTGCTTGCTCCTTTGTTGCTGTTTCCCAACGCCGCAGGCTGCTATGGGTTCACCTGCAATCGCAGGAAATTTCGCCGGAGGTCCGGATGCCGGATACCCCCTATTCAATCGCCGAAGCCGACAGTTCCGCAGACCTCGATGCCGTGCGCGCCCTTTGCTGGGACTACCGCGCGGCACTGATGGCGAATTCCGAAAGCGATCGCGTCATAACCGAGACCTTCTACCCGGTGCAGAAGTACGAGGCGCTGATGCGCGACCTGCCGGTGCTGCACGCCCGGCCGAAAGGCGTGATCCTGCTGGGCCGCACGGCCGAGGGCCTTCCGGTGGCCTGCGGCATGACCCACGCCCTCGACGATCGCAGCGCCGAGATCAAGCGCGTCTTCGTCGCGCCCGCCGCACGGGGGCTGGGGATTGCCAAGGCGCTTTGCCGCGCGCTGGTCGCGCAGGCCCGCGCCGACGGCTACGACCGTGTCCTTCTCGACACGTCGCGCCACCTGCCGGCGGCGGCCCCGCTTTACCGCAGCCTGGGCTTCGTCGGCCGTGGACCCTACCAGGAGATTCCGGCATCGGCCCTGCCCCATCTGCTGTTCTTCGAACACGCCCTGAACTGACAGGCAGGAGATCCCCGTGACCGCAGACGAGATCATCGCGCAACTGGACCTCGCCCCGCATCCCGAAGGCGGCCACTACCGCCAGACCTGGGCGGCGGAGAATCGGGGGCGGCCCAGCGGAACCTGCATCTACTTCCTTCTCAAGGTGGGAGAGCGCAGCCACTGGCACCGTGTCGACGCGACCGAGATCTGGCTCTACCACGCGGGTGCGCCGCTGGTCCTGTCGCTGTCCGAAACCGGC is a genomic window of Sulfitobacter alexandrii containing:
- a CDS encoding DMT family transporter; translation: MNRKDHMDLFGAVALVAFALHLAFNQVVVKVTAGGFNPVFSAGLRSAGAIVVLLIWMKLRGVSLRIPRRAWMGGLLSGLFFAFEFTCLFTALDLTTVSRASVIFYTMPVWLAILAHFLFPGERLTRTKVLGLILAVVGVGIALLDRDAAHVSWTGDLLALASALCWAGIVFCVRITPLSEVPPAQQLLFQVVVSAPILLLIAPLFGPLIRQIEPIHIAGLLFQIVAVASLGFLAWFWLMSIYPASSVASFSFLSPVFSVILGWLLLSEHVALPVWGALVLVAAGIYLINRKPRRA
- a CDS encoding PRC-barrel domain-containing protein translates to MKYTIATATALVAATSGFAAAQQQMDLSGLISAEQITDGNVYRMDVTEGDTVWTDNASYTEVDASWNQVGEISDVLFDRDGRIVGVLAEIGGFLDIGDRDVILPLENVRFAGNGGTIHYVTNLTEDELNNLPEVDEDMWDD
- a CDS encoding DUF533 domain-containing protein; the encoded protein is MSLMKTLAKVAIGVAVAKGAQSLMNRGTKGGTSGGLGGLLGGLTGGTPGEVGHGQRGTTAKGGLQDMLGGLFGGNTSMTGGAAGGLGGLLESIGGSRGTGGLGGMLGGLAGAAGAGGLLAGSRNAVRRHPEKENASFGAVLNSQFDSTPEPEIEPSQDQEALAALMLAAMIQAAKSDGVFDAEEKARLMEHLGEVDADDAAFIEAQMQAPVDVDALVRETPEGMGPQIYAVSLLAIDLDTQQEAQYLHKLAQAYGMTPDAVNEIHADMGVPSLYT
- a CDS encoding AbrB family transcriptional regulator; this encodes MRWSDTASSFQATLLTLAVGIIGAAVAWALSAPIFILLGPAVAVSLAGLAGMRSGMDSRLRDGCFVVLGIAVGAGFDQDALGAMLRWPLAFLLMACVLWLMLVLSRLILTRFFGFDPRSALLAGAPGHLSFVIAFAADSRLDVARVSIVQSVRLLALTLVVPFIPIALGVEVSGTIAQQGPGIAPGALAAVAVAAVVLGRLFARVSVPAPLLLGAMVASAAGHLSGLATGALPGWLIQPAYLVLGALIGTRFSGVTPTQLLQGLGAGLTVTAVAACVATLGAVPVALALGMPLAHVLVAFAPGGLETMIALGVVLGVVPGFVAACHIARLLVLTVLLPAMLGRSVARDLQGNAPPENGS
- the eno gene encoding phosphopyruvate hydratase, giving the protein MSTIIDIHAREILDSRGNPTVEVDVILEDGTMGRAAVPSGASTGAYEAVERRDGDKARYLGKGVLEACAAVNGEIAEALVGIDATEQVEIDAMMIELDGTENKSRLGANAILGVSLACAKAAADFCTQPLYRYVGGTSARILPVPMMNIINGGEHADNPIDIQEFMIMPVAAENIRDAVRMGAEVFHTLKKELSAAGLATGVGDEGGFAPNINSTRDALDFILKSIEKAGYKPGEDMYLALDCAATEYYQSGVYTLAGEGKKLSSEENVDYLAALVADYPIISIEDGMSEDDWDGWAALTARLGDKVQLVGDDLFVTNPARLAEGIKRGSANAMLVKVNQIGTLTETLKAVDMAHRAGFTNVMSHRSGETEDATIADLAVATNCGQIKTGSLARSDRLAKYNQLIRIEEALGETAEYAGRSILK
- a CDS encoding NYN domain-containing protein, which produces MPERDRQLLAVLIDADNVPAKHATKIMREVASIGEPALRRVYGDWSNPHLKGWKQPIHELGLVAHQETSNSTGKNASDIGLVIHAMDILHGGKFDAFVIVSSDSDFTALVNRLREDGLTVIGIGEAKTNPALRNVYNRFIQIENIPDPDAPAKARESNAKADKALPLFEEAMEKIDAEDGWYNLGQVGQAIQASHPDFDTRTYGYGKLSALVAALTALETEKNGNRLVIRPRN
- a CDS encoding Fur family transcriptional regulator; protein product: MSKPIITRCEAMGLRMTGQRRTIARAIEDSEDHPDVEELFRRASALDSGISLATVYRTVKLFEEAGILDKLEFGDGRARYEDAERDHHDHLIDMHSGEVIEFVDAEIEALQEKIAKKLGYELRGHRLELYGVPLRKR
- a CDS encoding DEAD/DEAH box helicase, which gives rise to MSDFDMMELPPKLVTRLKEMGIENPTPIQKQAIPHALNGRDVMGLAQTGTGKTAAFGVPLVAQMLENPRRPGPRCVRALVLAPTRELAQQIMVNLKGYCEKTPLKAQMVVGGVSINPQIKRLERGVDMLVATPGRLLDLMDRRAVDLSETTFLVLDEADQMLDMGFIHDLRKISAVIPKERQTMLFSATMPKLMNEIANSYLDRPIRIEVTPPGKAADKVTQEVHFIAKAEKTGLLIELLAQHKGERALVFGRTKHGSEKLMKTLVKAGFDAASIHGNKSQGQRDRAIEGFKDGTITVLVATDVAARGLDIPDVKHVYNYDLPNVPDNYVHRIGRTARAGKDGAAIAFCAPDEMGELKAIQKTMGITIPVASGRAWEAAEIPDKPKQGGGGGGGAAKPGAGRSRRRGGRGGKPGGQRAA
- a CDS encoding cupin domain-containing protein, whose product is MTADEIIAQLDLAPHPEGGHYRQTWAAENRGRPSGTCIYFLLKVGERSHWHRVDATEIWLYHAGAPLVLSLSETGDGPARDHLLTPDLSQGAPQVIVPEHHWQAARSTGDYTLVSCTVSPGFHFDGFTLAPPGFDIPR
- a CDS encoding GNAT family N-acetyltransferase, with protein sequence MPDTPYSIAEADSSADLDAVRALCWDYRAALMANSESDRVITETFYPVQKYEALMRDLPVLHARPKGVILLGRTAEGLPVACGMTHALDDRSAEIKRVFVAPAARGLGIAKALCRALVAQARADGYDRVLLDTSRHLPAAAPLYRSLGFVGRGPYQEIPASALPHLLFFEHALN